A window from Gossypium raimondii isolate GPD5lz chromosome 7, ASM2569854v1, whole genome shotgun sequence encodes these proteins:
- the LOC105770467 gene encoding PX domain-containing protein EREL1 isoform X8: MTKLLSDFDLSRSVTVASFLELEAAARSAFQEVNKCSSEPNVAGNSTISSNEIHPSSNTSHIAGCSSVTSDYGSDTAYETSELGSPRLGRENSSDIGLGDLTLDEDLSGSIENFVKYGMSNIDEGLSMGQTILEQLEDFPRHKTHNRNINKTLEKDTYNGNGSRASFHGTDGLELFSEPEPAKAAGHARKLSTESVGSDVTSLRGSDMCNFRIPNSSCDLPGTSEVLSTMGTLGKSDLQFSGATQIVLPLDQRHKMNRFLLTMQQGLFTAKTDMEDLIARLNQEIAVKGYLTTKVKDLEVELESTKQKSKENLQQALLIERERFTQMQWEMAELRRKLLEMELNLNPKQDEMQITETTNHSAAKEEDAMLQELNASKEQLNIISKQYEELETKSKAEIKVLVKEVKSLRKSEKELKQEVDQSLSKISEVEVQLEHERQISKHVRTAREKLLNECQLLHNRLLECNVNLSIVDDENLIKDSSLVEEALDLLTKSDDKITVLLAEVQLLAKEDSSAIGDTDNVHDNHYDNRIDDELRKIIADIFTDNAKLRKQVNSQLQHRLKCDIMSKNNDKELEKS; the protein is encoded by the exons ATGACAAAGCTGTTATCTGACTTTGATTTGTCGAGAAGTGTCACAGTTGCGTCCTTTCTTGAACTAGAAGCTGCTGCAAGATCTG CATTCCAAGAGGTAAATAAATGCTCCTCAGAACCGAATGTTGCTGGAAATAGcacaatttcatcaaatgaGATTCATCCCAGTTCAAACACATCTCATATTGCTGGTTGTTCATCAGTGACGTCAGATTATGGCAGTGATACTGCTTATGAGACATCTGAGCTTGGGTCACCTAGGTTAGGGAGAGAAAACAGCTCTGACATTGGTTTGGGAGATCTGACATTGGATGAAGATTTGTCAGGatcaatagaaaattttgtgAAGTATGGTATGTCCAACATTGATGAGGGACTATCTATGGGACAGACAATTTTGGAGCAGCTAGAAGATTTTCCTAGGCATAAAACACATAACAGAAACATCAATAAAACTTTGGAGAAAGATACTTATAATGGAAATGGCTCTAGAGCTTCATTTCATGGCACTGATGGATTGGAACTCTTTTCCGAACCAGAGCCTGCTAAGGCGGCTGGTCATGCTCGAAAGCTATCAACTGAAAGTGTTGGGAGTGATGTAACTTCTTTGAGAGGTAGTGATATGTGCAACTTTAGAATTCCAAATTCATCTTGTGACCTTCCTGGAACTTCTGAAGTATTGAGTACCATGGGAACTCTTGGAAAATCAGATTTGCAGTTTTCTGGTGCTACACAAATTGTTCTTCCATTGGATCAGCGTCACAAGATGAACAGGTTTCTTTTGACAATGCAGCAGGGACTATTCACTGCAAAAACTGACATGGAGGATCTTATAGCAAGACTAAATCAAGAAATAGCTGTGAAAGGTTATCTTACAACAAAG GTTAAGGATTTGGAAGTGGAACTTGAAAGCACCAAACAGAAAAGTAAAGAGAACTTGCAGCAAGCTCTCCTGATTGAAAGAGAAAGGTTTACTCAAATGCAGTGGGAAATGGCAGAACTTCGGCGTAAATTATTGGAAATGGAGTTGAATTTGAATCCTAAACAG GATGAGATGCAAATAACAGAAACAACTAATCATTCTGCTGCTAAGGAGGAAGATGCAATGTTGCAAGAGTTAAATGCTAGTAAGGAGCAGCTGAACATTATCTCAAAGCAATATGAAGAGCTAGAGACTAAATCAAAAGCCGAAATTAAAGTTCTTGTTAAAGAGGTCAAGTCTCTTAGGAAATCTGAAAAAGAACTGAAGCAGGAGGTTGATCAATCACTATCAAAGATATCTGAGGTGGAG GTACAACTAGAGCACGAAAGACAAATCAGCAAGCATGTAAGAACTGCTAGAGAAAAGCTGCTAAATGAATGCCAACTTCTTCACAATCGTCTTCTTGAGTGCAATGTGAATTTGTccatagttgatgatgaaaatttAATCAAGGATTCTTCCTTAGTTGAAGAAGCATTGGATTTGTTGACTAAATCTGATGATAAAATCACTGTCCTACTTGCAGAG GTGCAACTATTAGCGAAGGAAGATAGCAGTGCCATTGGGGATACCGATAATGTACATGACAACCACTACGATAATAGAATAGATGATGAGTTAAGGAAGATCATAGCAGACATCTTCACCGACAATGCTAAATTAAGAAAGCAGGTGAATTCTCAACTACAGCATAGGCTCAAATGTGACATCATGTCAAAGAATAATGACAAGGAATTAGAAAAATCTTAG
- the LOC105770467 gene encoding PX domain-containing protein EREL1 isoform X7 produces the protein MVQVGLQSPEGVTTTRGVLRRFNDFLKLFTELKTAFPKKSLPPAPPKGLLRMKSRVLLEERRYSLEEWMTKLLSDFDLSRSVTVASFLELEAAARSAFQEVNKCSSEPNVAGNSTISSNEIHPSSNTSHIAGCSSVTSDYGSDTAYETSELGSPRLGRENSSDIGLGDLTLDEDLSGSIENFVKYGMSNIDEGLSMGQTILEQLEDFPRHKTHNRNINKTLEKDTYNGNGSRASFHGTDGLELFSEPEPAKAAGHARKLSTESVGSDVTSLRGSDMCNFRIPNSSCDLPGTSEVLSTMGTLGKSDLQFSGATQIVLPLDQRHKMNRFLLTMQQGLFTAKTDMEDLIARLNQEIAVKGYLTTKVKDLEVELESTKQKSKENLQQALLIERERFTQMQWEMAELRRKLLEMELNLNPKQDEMQITETTNHSAAKEEDAMLQELNASKEQLNIISKQYEELETKSKAEIKVLVKEVKSLRKSEKELKQEVDQSLSKISEVEVQLEHERQISKHVRTAREKLLNECQLLHNRLLECNVNLSIVDDENLIKDSSLVEEALDLLTKSDDKITVLLAEVQLLAKEDSSAIGDTDNVHDNHYDNRIDDELRKIIADIFTDNAKLRKQVNSQLQHRLKCDIMSKNNDKELEKS, from the exons AT GGTACAGGTTGGGTTACAGTCACCAGAGGGCGTTACAACCACACGTGGAGTATTAAGaagatttaatgattttttgaagCTATTTACTGAA CTAAAAACGGCATTTCCCAAGAAAAGTCTTCCCCCTGCACCACCCAAGGGATTGTTGCGTATGAAAAGCAGGGTTTTGTTGGAAGAG AGAAGGTATTCATTGGAGGAGTGGATGACAAAGCTGTTATCTGACTTTGATTTGTCGAGAAGTGTCACAGTTGCGTCCTTTCTTGAACTAGAAGCTGCTGCAAGATCTG CATTCCAAGAGGTAAATAAATGCTCCTCAGAACCGAATGTTGCTGGAAATAGcacaatttcatcaaatgaGATTCATCCCAGTTCAAACACATCTCATATTGCTGGTTGTTCATCAGTGACGTCAGATTATGGCAGTGATACTGCTTATGAGACATCTGAGCTTGGGTCACCTAGGTTAGGGAGAGAAAACAGCTCTGACATTGGTTTGGGAGATCTGACATTGGATGAAGATTTGTCAGGatcaatagaaaattttgtgAAGTATGGTATGTCCAACATTGATGAGGGACTATCTATGGGACAGACAATTTTGGAGCAGCTAGAAGATTTTCCTAGGCATAAAACACATAACAGAAACATCAATAAAACTTTGGAGAAAGATACTTATAATGGAAATGGCTCTAGAGCTTCATTTCATGGCACTGATGGATTGGAACTCTTTTCCGAACCAGAGCCTGCTAAGGCGGCTGGTCATGCTCGAAAGCTATCAACTGAAAGTGTTGGGAGTGATGTAACTTCTTTGAGAGGTAGTGATATGTGCAACTTTAGAATTCCAAATTCATCTTGTGACCTTCCTGGAACTTCTGAAGTATTGAGTACCATGGGAACTCTTGGAAAATCAGATTTGCAGTTTTCTGGTGCTACACAAATTGTTCTTCCATTGGATCAGCGTCACAAGATGAACAGGTTTCTTTTGACAATGCAGCAGGGACTATTCACTGCAAAAACTGACATGGAGGATCTTATAGCAAGACTAAATCAAGAAATAGCTGTGAAAGGTTATCTTACAACAAAG GTTAAGGATTTGGAAGTGGAACTTGAAAGCACCAAACAGAAAAGTAAAGAGAACTTGCAGCAAGCTCTCCTGATTGAAAGAGAAAGGTTTACTCAAATGCAGTGGGAAATGGCAGAACTTCGGCGTAAATTATTGGAAATGGAGTTGAATTTGAATCCTAAACAG GATGAGATGCAAATAACAGAAACAACTAATCATTCTGCTGCTAAGGAGGAAGATGCAATGTTGCAAGAGTTAAATGCTAGTAAGGAGCAGCTGAACATTATCTCAAAGCAATATGAAGAGCTAGAGACTAAATCAAAAGCCGAAATTAAAGTTCTTGTTAAAGAGGTCAAGTCTCTTAGGAAATCTGAAAAAGAACTGAAGCAGGAGGTTGATCAATCACTATCAAAGATATCTGAGGTGGAG GTACAACTAGAGCACGAAAGACAAATCAGCAAGCATGTAAGAACTGCTAGAGAAAAGCTGCTAAATGAATGCCAACTTCTTCACAATCGTCTTCTTGAGTGCAATGTGAATTTGTccatagttgatgatgaaaatttAATCAAGGATTCTTCCTTAGTTGAAGAAGCATTGGATTTGTTGACTAAATCTGATGATAAAATCACTGTCCTACTTGCAGAG GTGCAACTATTAGCGAAGGAAGATAGCAGTGCCATTGGGGATACCGATAATGTACATGACAACCACTACGATAATAGAATAGATGATGAGTTAAGGAAGATCATAGCAGACATCTTCACCGACAATGCTAAATTAAGAAAGCAGGTGAATTCTCAACTACAGCATAGGCTCAAATGTGACATCATGTCAAAGAATAATGACAAGGAATTAGAAAAATCTTAG
- the LOC105770467 gene encoding PX domain-containing protein EREL1 isoform X6, whose translation MPMIDFYRVQVGLQSPEGVTTTRGVLRRFNDFLKLFTELKTAFPKKSLPPAPPKGLLRMKSRVLLEERRYSLEEWMTKLLSDFDLSRSVTVASFLELEAAARSAFQEVNKCSSEPNVAGNSTISSNEIHPSSNTSHIAGCSSVTSDYGSDTAYETSELGSPRLGRENSSDIGLGDLTLDEDLSGSIENFVKYGMSNIDEGLSMGQTILEQLEDFPRHKTHNRNINKTLEKDTYNGNGSRASFHGTDGLELFSEPEPAKAAGHARKLSTESVGSDVTSLRGSDMCNFRIPNSSCDLPGTSEVLSTMGTLGKSDLQFSGATQIVLPLDQRHKMNRFLLTMQQGLFTAKTDMEDLIARLNQEIAVKGYLTTKVKDLEVELESTKQKSKENLQQALLIERERFTQMQWEMAELRRKLLEMELNLNPKQDEMQITETTNHSAAKEEDAMLQELNASKEQLNIISKQYEELETKSKAEIKVLVKEVKSLRKSEKELKQEVDQSLSKISEVEVQLEHERQISKHVRTAREKLLNECQLLHNRLLECNVNLSIVDDENLIKDSSLVEEALDLLTKSDDKITVLLAEVQLLAKEDSSAIGDTDNVHDNHYDNRIDDELRKIIADIFTDNAKLRKQVNSQLQHRLKCDIMSKNNDKELEKS comes from the exons ATGCCTATGATAGAT TTTTACAGGGTACAGGTTGGGTTACAGTCACCAGAGGGCGTTACAACCACACGTGGAGTATTAAGaagatttaatgattttttgaagCTATTTACTGAA CTAAAAACGGCATTTCCCAAGAAAAGTCTTCCCCCTGCACCACCCAAGGGATTGTTGCGTATGAAAAGCAGGGTTTTGTTGGAAGAG AGAAGGTATTCATTGGAGGAGTGGATGACAAAGCTGTTATCTGACTTTGATTTGTCGAGAAGTGTCACAGTTGCGTCCTTTCTTGAACTAGAAGCTGCTGCAAGATCTG CATTCCAAGAGGTAAATAAATGCTCCTCAGAACCGAATGTTGCTGGAAATAGcacaatttcatcaaatgaGATTCATCCCAGTTCAAACACATCTCATATTGCTGGTTGTTCATCAGTGACGTCAGATTATGGCAGTGATACTGCTTATGAGACATCTGAGCTTGGGTCACCTAGGTTAGGGAGAGAAAACAGCTCTGACATTGGTTTGGGAGATCTGACATTGGATGAAGATTTGTCAGGatcaatagaaaattttgtgAAGTATGGTATGTCCAACATTGATGAGGGACTATCTATGGGACAGACAATTTTGGAGCAGCTAGAAGATTTTCCTAGGCATAAAACACATAACAGAAACATCAATAAAACTTTGGAGAAAGATACTTATAATGGAAATGGCTCTAGAGCTTCATTTCATGGCACTGATGGATTGGAACTCTTTTCCGAACCAGAGCCTGCTAAGGCGGCTGGTCATGCTCGAAAGCTATCAACTGAAAGTGTTGGGAGTGATGTAACTTCTTTGAGAGGTAGTGATATGTGCAACTTTAGAATTCCAAATTCATCTTGTGACCTTCCTGGAACTTCTGAAGTATTGAGTACCATGGGAACTCTTGGAAAATCAGATTTGCAGTTTTCTGGTGCTACACAAATTGTTCTTCCATTGGATCAGCGTCACAAGATGAACAGGTTTCTTTTGACAATGCAGCAGGGACTATTCACTGCAAAAACTGACATGGAGGATCTTATAGCAAGACTAAATCAAGAAATAGCTGTGAAAGGTTATCTTACAACAAAG GTTAAGGATTTGGAAGTGGAACTTGAAAGCACCAAACAGAAAAGTAAAGAGAACTTGCAGCAAGCTCTCCTGATTGAAAGAGAAAGGTTTACTCAAATGCAGTGGGAAATGGCAGAACTTCGGCGTAAATTATTGGAAATGGAGTTGAATTTGAATCCTAAACAG GATGAGATGCAAATAACAGAAACAACTAATCATTCTGCTGCTAAGGAGGAAGATGCAATGTTGCAAGAGTTAAATGCTAGTAAGGAGCAGCTGAACATTATCTCAAAGCAATATGAAGAGCTAGAGACTAAATCAAAAGCCGAAATTAAAGTTCTTGTTAAAGAGGTCAAGTCTCTTAGGAAATCTGAAAAAGAACTGAAGCAGGAGGTTGATCAATCACTATCAAAGATATCTGAGGTGGAG GTACAACTAGAGCACGAAAGACAAATCAGCAAGCATGTAAGAACTGCTAGAGAAAAGCTGCTAAATGAATGCCAACTTCTTCACAATCGTCTTCTTGAGTGCAATGTGAATTTGTccatagttgatgatgaaaatttAATCAAGGATTCTTCCTTAGTTGAAGAAGCATTGGATTTGTTGACTAAATCTGATGATAAAATCACTGTCCTACTTGCAGAG GTGCAACTATTAGCGAAGGAAGATAGCAGTGCCATTGGGGATACCGATAATGTACATGACAACCACTACGATAATAGAATAGATGATGAGTTAAGGAAGATCATAGCAGACATCTTCACCGACAATGCTAAATTAAGAAAGCAGGTGAATTCTCAACTACAGCATAGGCTCAAATGTGACATCATGTCAAAGAATAATGACAAGGAATTAGAAAAATCTTAG